In Hyalangium gracile, the genomic window GCGCTGAAGGAGTTCCAGCAGAAGCACGGCGTGCCGGCCACGGGCTACTACGGGCCCAAGACGCGCGCGGCGTTCGAGAAGCTGGGCGCGAAGACGGCCAAGACGGGCGGCACGGGGCCCGTGACGGGTCCGACGCCGGGCCCGGTGAAGGGCGGCGTGTCGCTGGCGCAGCTGAAGAAGATCATGCCGAACCTGTCGGACTCGAAGGCGCGGCAGGTGCTGCCGCACCTGAACAAGGCGATGGTGGACGCGAAGATCAACACGCCGAAGCGGCAGGCCGCGTTCCTGGCGCAGCTGGCGCACGAGAGCGGCGAGCTGCGCTACTTCGAGGAGATCGCCTCGGGCGCGGCGTACGAGGGCCGCCGGGACCTGGGCAACACGCAGCCGGGTGACGGCGTGCGGTTCAAGGGCCGCGGGCCCATCCAGCTGACCGGCCGCGCCAACTACCGGGCGGCGGGCAAGGCGCTGGGCATCGACCTGGAGAACAACCCCAAGCGCGCCGCGGACATCGACGTGGGCTTCCGCACGGCGGCGTGGTTCTGGAACAGCCGCAACCTGAACACCTACGCGGACGCGGGCAACTTCCGTGAGGTCACCCGCCGCATCAACGGTGGCTACAACGGCCTGGCCAGCCGCGAGGCGTACTACCGCCGCGCGCTGAACACGCTGGGCTGATTTTCGAGGCACCCCATGGTGGGGTGAGGTACAGGCGCGGGGCCTGGAGATCGTCTCCAGGCCCCGTTGCTTTTGCGGGCGCTCGGCGGCGCCTGACGAAGCCGCTCACTGCACGGTGATGGGGATGTTGTAGAGGAAGCACACCGGCACCTTCTGCGGCTTGTACTCCCAGCCGTCCTTGATGCCGCTGATGATGTCCTGGTCCGCGCCCGGCACCGCCTTCACCGGGATGACGTCGTAGACCTTGCCGTCAGTGCCCACGCAGATCTTGTACATGCCCAGGAGGGTGCCGCTGTTGCGGTGCGCCTGCTTGAACACCTCGGACAGCTTCGGCGGCACCTGCCGCACCACGTCTCGCTGGATGACGAACGGCGGCACGTTCTTCGGCTTCACCGGCTCGGCCACCGTCCCCGTGCTCCCCACCACGCCACCCACCACCCCGCCGATCACTCCGCCCTCCACGCCGCCTTCCTGACCGCCCTCCACCGCCGCGGGCTCGGGCTCCGGCTCCGGCTCCGGTGGCGGCTCATCCTTGGGAGGCTCGATGGGCTTCACCTCCTTGGGCACCACGATCTCCTTCGGCTTCGGGGTGACCTTGGGAGTCGTCTTCGGAGTGACGCGGGCCGCGGGCGGCGGGGGAGGCGGCGGCGGGGGAGGCGGCGGCGGGGGCAGCGCCGCCATGAAGGTGACCTTCACCTCCTTCTCCTGCTGCTCGTTGCCCGGCTTGGCCCAGAGAACGAGCGCCGCGATGACGACGACATGGAGCACCACGGAGAGGACCGTGAAGCCAGCGAAGCGCGAGGGGGGAGGAGCGAGTTGCTGCGCGAACATGGATGGGCAGGGGACGGCGCGAGTGCCCTCGGGCCATACCACAGCCCTGGGGTCTCCTCCCAACGCCCCAGGTAAACCCCCGCCCCTGCTCATACCGCCAGTCACATCTCCGAATCTGTGTCAATACCGTTTCATTTGAGTGTCAGATAGATTCCATAAGCCGTACGTATCGCCTACGTACTGGGTGGGGCTGGTGATCGGGAGTGGACACATGGCAGGGTGCGCGCGCCCATCTTCGTCCTCCCTCCCGAAGAGGTTTCGCGTGCAGATTTCATGGAAGCAGACGCTCGGGCTCGTAGCGGCCCTGAGCGCGATGTCGTGTGGTGACTCCGAGCCGACTGGTGACACGTTCCAGGGCTATATCGACGGCAGCGTGCTGGATACGCGGTTCCAGCCGGCGGGCACGTGTGGCAGCAACATCAAGTGCTACGTGCCGCAGACGGCCACCGTGAACGGAGACCCGGTGGTCTTCTACAACATGGGCCTGGTCGCCAACCCGAACACGGACAAGAGCAAGCCCCCGGCTCCCACCAAGGTGGAGAGCATCGCGACCACGGTGTACGAGTTCCCCGAGGGCTGCATCGCCGGCCCGGAGTATGACCCGCGCACCGACGCGTACGAGCAGACCAGGCAGTACCCGGTGTACTCGAGGCTGCCGGTGACCAGCACCTCGTCGCCGCCGGTGCCTCT contains:
- a CDS encoding PaxA; protein product: MFAQQLAPPPSRFAGFTVLSVVLHVVVIAALVLWAKPGNEQQEKEVKVTFMAALPPPPPPPPPPPPPPAARVTPKTTPKVTPKPKEIVVPKEVKPIEPPKDEPPPEPEPEPEPAAVEGGQEGGVEGGVIGGVVGGVVGSTGTVAEPVKPKNVPPFVIQRDVVRQVPPKLSEVFKQAHRNSGTLLGMYKICVGTDGKVYDVIPVKAVPGADQDIISGIKDGWEYKPQKVPVCFLYNIPITVQ